DNA from Delphinus delphis chromosome 8, mDelDel1.2, whole genome shotgun sequence:
ggttatttactaatatattgtttagcctccatgtgtctgttttttatggtttttttcccctgtagtttatttctaatctcatagcgttctggtcagaaaagatgcttgatatgatttcaattttcttaaatttaccaaggcttgatttgtgacccaagatgtgatctatcctggagaacattccatgtgcacttgagaagaaagtgtaatctgctgtttcagttggaatgtcctgtaaatatcaattaaatctatctggtctattgtgtcatttaaaccttgtgtttccttattaattttctgtttggatgatctgtcgtTTGGTGTAAGTGAcatgttaatgtcccccactattattgagttattgtcaatttcctcttttatagctgttagcctttgccttatgtgttgtggtgctcctatgttgggtgcatatctatttagaattgttatatcttcttcttggattgatcccttgatcattatgtagtgtccttccttgtctcttgtaacattcttttcttttttttttttttttgccttacgtgggcctctcactgtcatggcctctcctgttgcggtgcacaggttccggacgtgcagactcagtggccatggctcacgggcccagccactccacagcatgtgggatcaccccattcttttattttaaagtctattttatctgatatgagtattgctactccagctttcttttgatttccatttgcatggaatatctttttccatcccctcactttcagtctgtatgtgtccctaggtctgaagtgggtctgttgtagacaacatatatatgggtcttatttttgtatccattcagcaagcctgtgtcttttggttggagcatttaatccattcatatttaaggtaattatcgatatgtatgtttctatgaccattttctgaattgttttgggtttgtttttgtaggtccttttcttctcttgtgtttcccacttatagaagttcctttagcatttgttgtagagctggttttgtggtgctgaattctcttagcttttgtttgtctgtaaagcttttgatttctctgtcaaatttgaatgagatccttgcctgtagagcaatctttgttgtaggttctgccctttcatcactttaaatatactgtgccgctcccttctggcttgtagagtttctgctgagaaatcagttgttaaccttatgggagttcccttgtatgttatttgtcatttatccctgttgcttttgataatttttctttgtctttaatttttgtcaacttgattactatgtgtcttggcatatttctccttgggtttatcctgtatgggactctctgtgcttcctgcatttgggtggctatttcctttcccatgttagggaactttttgactattatcccttcaaatattttctcatgtcctttctccctctcttctccttctgggacccctataatgcgaatgttagtgcttttaacattgtcccagaggtctcttagggtgtcttcatttattttcattcttttttctttattctgttctgtggcattGAATTCCACCCTTctctcttcctggtcacttatccgttcttctgcctcagttattctgctattgattccttcttgtgtatttttcacttcagttattgtattgtttatctctgtttatttgttctttaattcttctaggtgtttattctttaattcttctaggtctttgttaaacatttcttgcatcttctccatctttgcctccattcattttccgaggtcttggatcatattcactatcattattctgaattctttctctggaaggtttcctatctccacttcatggagttgtttttctggggttttattttgttccttcatctgatacatagtcctctgccttttcattttatctatctttctgtgaatgtgttttttgttccacaggctgcaggattgtaattcttcttgcttctgctgtctgccctctggtggataaggcttgtgcaagtttcctgatgggagggactggtggtgggtagagctgggtattgctctggtgggcagagctcagtaaaactttaatcttttTGTctcctgatgggtggggctgagttccctccctgtttggtgtttggcctgaggcaacccagcactgaaGGCtacgggctctttggtggggctaatgtcggactctgggagggctcatgccaaggagtacgtcccagaacttctgctgccagtgtccttgtccccacagtgagccacaactgcccccacctctgcaggagaccttccaacactagcaggtaggtctggttcagtctcctatggggtcactgttcctttccccgggtcctgatgtgcacactactttgtgtgtgccctccaagagtggagtctctgtttcccccagtcctgccaaaatcctgcaatcaaatcctgctagccttcaaagtctgattctatGGGAATTCCTCCtaccattgccagacccccaggttgggaagcctgacattgtgctcagaactttcactccagtgggtgggcttctgtggtataattgttctccagtttgtgagtcacccacccagcggttatgggatttgattttattgtgattgtgcccctcctaccatctcattgcggcttctcctttgtctttggatgtgggatatcttttttggtgagttccagtgtcttcctgtcaatgattgttcagcagttagttgtgattccggtgctctcacaagggagtgagtgcatgtccttctactccataatcttgaaccaatctcagacataaccttttaaaaacaacAGGCCTGGTATAATTTGGTGGTGCTGGAAGTCATGATAATCATTATGGAAAAAAACTAAAGTtttgtagaaaataaaatcatcttgGAATAGTGattattgttatatctttttattaattaattttatttttggctgcattgggtctttgttgctgtgcgcaggctttctctagttgtggtgagcggggactactcttcttgtggtgcacgggcttctcattgcagtggcttctcttcttgtggagcacgggctctaggcacgcaggcttcagtagttgtggcacgtgggctcagtagttgtggctcgcgggctctagagcgcacgcacagtagttgtggcgcacgggcttagttgctcctcggcatgtgggatcttcctggaccacggctcaaacccatgtcccctgcattggcaggcgaattcttaaccactgtgccaccggggaagccctattgttatatcttttaaaatacaagtgatttgattttttaaaaagatttatttatttaatttgtttttggctgctttgggtcttagttgcagctcatgggatctttgttgaggcacatgggatcttcattgtggtgcgtgggcttgtcTCTAGTGGTGGCCTGTGgatttcctctagttgtggtgcacaggctccagggtgcgtgggctctgtaattgaggcacatgagcttagtagttgtggcacgcagttgccatgtgggatcttagttccctgaccagggatcgaaccccatcCCGCATTGCAgtgtggattctttaccactgtaccCCCAGGAAAGTCCCGAGTGATTTGACTTTTATGTTCCTCAACTAATATTAACACTGAATTTCTCTGTATAGTAATCAGCAGTATTTCCATCAAAACTTTTACTGTGCTTAAATTTTTCTCCtaaacatttatgtctttaataattaaagttaatttaattagttactattttagttttctattcCTGATGTAACAACTTACCagaaacttagtagcttaaacaacacaaatttattatgttATAGTCTTGTAGGTCAGAAGTTTGAGATGATCTCAATGGGGTAAAATCAATATGTCAGCAGGGCTATGTTCCCTTCTAAGGAGTCTAGGAGAGAATCCATTCCTTTGCCTTTTCCACCTTCTAGAGGCTGTCTGATCTCCTTGGTACATGTCCTcccttcctctatcttcaaagccagcaatagaGTACTGCAGTGATGCTGcttctttgtttacatttctttgactACAGGTTGGAAAGGTTCTTTGCTTTTAAAGATCCATATGGTTAGattgggtccacctggataatccagtaTAATCTCCCCATTTTAATGTCATTAACTGAATCACATTTGCAAAATACCTTTTGCTGTGTTATATAACGTATTCccagattccagggattaggatgggACCACCTTTTGGGGAGGGTGGCGTTATTCTTTCTGCCTACACATCTTATgatggtctttttaaaatttatttatttatttattacctttggctgtgttgggtcttagttgctgcgcatgggctttctccagttgcagctagcgggggccactccccgttgcggtgcacaggcttctcactgtggtggcctctcccgttgtggtgcatgggcctacttgctccgtgtcatgtgggatcttcctggaccagggctcaaacccgtgtcccctgcattggcaggtggattcttacccactgcgccaccagggaagccctaagatggCCTTTTTAAATGGAGCTAAGAACATGGTCACAATTGACATTGGGGTCTAGCTGCTAGCTGAATGGcactgaaaaagaatatggaaaagtgAGACTATATTCAGAAGGAAAGGACTAAGTGTAGATGGCTCTTACTCATTGACTTAGTGAAAATCactaggttctttttttaaacttgttttggCTATCATAGATCTTGCAtttcccatataaattttagattgTTTTGTCAATTTCTCTGCCAGAGTTTGCTAGgatgtttcatttaatttattgatCAATTTGAGAATGCCATCTTGACAACACTGTGTCcaccaatccatgaacatgaatgTCTCaccattcatatatttaaaaaaattttttttttctcagcagttTTGTGGTTTTTACTTCAGatcttttacctttttcttttttcctaagtattttatcctATGTGATGATACTGTATGAttgatattgttttaattttcagattgttcattactTGCAATATAAAGACAGAAATGATTTTTTCCATATAATGATTTGGTATTCCGCAACCTTGCTAATCACCTTAGTTTCAAAGTCTGCTATATATGCAAATGGACGGTTTCAGTGGcttttgagaaagagaaaaactaccaCATCTCAATCAACTTAAAGTACATACAGTAATCATGGGCATTTGACATGCTTGCTTGGAGATGTTAAAGGAATACCTTAAATACCTTAAATATCAACCCAGATAGGTATACATATCTACCTCTTACTGATCTGTTTATGCAGATATTATTCAAATCTAAAACTGACAAGGGTTACCTTTTCTTCTAAGGGCAGAGCATAATTCTTATCagtgaaaataaacaagttgaaatgttggagcagaaaaagaaaattcatagctTATGCCAATTCTTCTGAAGTACCAAGGATGGTAGTTAGAACCTTTACTATAGTATTTCTCTAAGAAAAATCCAGACTAataatagcatttcttttttttttttttttttttttttttgtggtacgcgggcctctcactgctgtggcctctcccgctgcggagcacaggcgccggacttgcaggctcagcggccatggctcacgggcccagccgcgctgcggcatgtgggatcctcccggacgagggcacgaacccgtgtcccctgcatcggcaggcggactctcaaccactgcgccaccaaggaagcccaatagcatttctttttggaaaagaaaCATGCTTACCTATAAATTATTTAAGATGTAGTAAAGATAAATTTTTGTTAAACAGATGGCCAAAGCCAATTTCTTATATAGGAAAATGTATATTTGTACCCTGTAAGGCAGTACAGCATTTATAACAAAACTATTAATTACATTCCAATCAGTGGAACAAAAGTATCACatacagatgttttaaaaaacatgcaGCACGTTAGCAAAGGGGCTGTGTGGTAATATACAACTCTTTGTTACCACAGTAATAGTTTAATGATTAGAATGAAGACGTAGTGATTTAAGCATTTTATATCTCAACATGATAGTTACATATAAGCATTTtactgtttggttttattttagtaatttggtTGGGGAGTTTGGGTGACATATCAATCATTATAATGCTTTCCtatttaaattatgaattatgGGAAACTGGCTCTAGGCTAAGTTTTCATCAGGAACTGATTCATAACTTTGAGGAAGATtcctgtatgtgtgtatacattttttttttatgtagtcACTTATTGGTTTCCTATCACGCATCCagtctctcctttttccttccccttcctaaCACTATTCCTAACATTGAGTATCACCCTTTAGCCCATGCAACCCATGTGGTTTTGAGGAAACACGATCACACCCATGGAGGCAGGCCATGATTGGCGGGAATGGCATATCCCACTGTTCCTAGAAAGCAATTCATCAGCACAGCATTCTTGGTTCAACAATAAATAAGCACGGTATTTGGATATAAACTGCTATTAGAAATAGAGCATTATCCCCTAGATGTAAACCTTTTGTTTACACTAACCCAAGCTGTAATTCTCTAAGCTGTAATACAGATAAAATTGTTCTTTCCATACTAAAACAGAAGCAAGGACGTGCACAGTTCTAGGATAGTATGCTCTggttctatatccattcatctattaatgttccttttcttttctgccttggAAAAATTAATCATGTTGAAAAagtcaaaaattatatttctaaaatataattcaatGGCTTCACTATCCTTTATGAACAAACATACCACTAATTCTCTAAAACTTAAAATTGAACCTGTCTATAACTACATATCTTACCTGGATAGTCACAGATATTTCATTCTGTAATAGAAGGAAGTGATTTTTCCAGTGAGGAGTCAAGAGATCTATATTCTAGTTCAAACTgtttaaaattaacatatataACATACTGCAACATAACACAAgatttgtgggaaggaagagcGAGATAGTGGTTCAGTTTCCTTTCTGTAAATCAAATGAGCTGGTCTATTTAATTTATAGTCCCTATTGTACTTGATATTTGAAAATTCTAATTTAGGGCTCAGACTGTGGCCTTGTCATCCAAAAGAGCAACCAAATTAAAAGACACAGCAATTCTTCTATTTTAgcttattatatattaaaaaactcaaaaaaccaAATATGTTATAATACATgttacaaatgaacaaaaatctaCACAGTTTATGGCAATGTATCATATAGAAttacctcaaaatatttttatgtttaaagtagACCTTTTTAAATACAGTACTTACATATTCCTCTTTCACATATTCATACTTGCCTTGGTAATTTGACATCTATATAAATCTTATGATCGTTCtttaataaatacaaaagaataaaaacacctATGAAATCTGGACAAACACATTACCACTATACTTTGTTATATTTAACCCATCCAGTTTCTTAGTTTAACTCATTCAATTACTGCAAAGATCTTTATAGAGCTGAATCTGATACTGTATAATAGTACATCACTGCCCTCTGATGGTACcactaatatataattttaaactcagcaagcaaaaaaaatccaaaaagtatTATAATGTAAAACACAGTATGTTAATTTTATAAGctacagaagtagaaaataaattagGGGAAATTCAATGTTTTctacaaatattaatttcttagtAAGTTATAAAAATTTACAGTGTTCCTTCATATAAGCCCTTCAAATGATTTTTCAAGattttccctgatgatcagtttAAAGGCACTAAGTCCATAAGTTTAAGCAAAAGTCTtcacatataatgaaataaagaGATATAAGGTTAATCGGCAAACTATAAATAGCTAGGTCATTTTATAAAGGAGGGAAAATACAAGTGCAAACTTTAATATCTGAGATGTATGCAGAATTTTTCcatgcaatatataaatatatagtcacTATTTAGGCCCATGTTTTAACTACTAAAAAACGGCAAATCACCCACTGTCTGCAGAAGAGCAAATgtagggaaaataaatatttaatgaaaggtCTGGCCATTTTCTAAGTCTAACAATCAAAAGCATTTTCAATattcaattttgaaaaagcaCTGCATTTAAGAGCACTAAAATTACGAAGTCTGAATCTTCATTTATTCAAAgagaagaaactaaattgagGATGTCCGCTTGACTGCAGGTATTAATTATTGGCAGTAGACTCTTCCACTCATGTTATGCTTTATGAAACTGTCcactagaaaagataaaaatatagagaaaagtaaATTTTGTTTAAAGTTATGTTACTATACTCTAGTGAACAAACAGATAAGAGAGAAATATAGGCtatacaaatgtaaaatgatCTTTGTGAGTAGCAGTGATTagtaaaattttacattataGTATGAAATAAGATACATGatggtataaaaatataaagaaataaaacaaaatatctggGCAGATTAATGAGTGGTAGCTAGATTCCCAAATACCTGATaatcagtaaaagaaaaacaaaacatcacaaaacaagaacaacaatgaaactacaaaatgaaaacaaagaaattctTGTTTGAGGCAGGGGAGTGAAGAAATGgtagaaattattaaataatggTCTGGCAAAGTCTTTTCCTTGCTTAACTTGAGAAACTATTCCATTTGGTGTTCTGTTTAATCAAGTTTATTAAATCTGCAATAGTAAGCTCTGAAAAAACCCTTGGGATATTACCAGAGATATTTACCAGTCTCTAAAGTAGTGTTTTCCAAGTACattcaaggaattttttttaacatatttttaaaaaatctttacttaaagtttgaaaattaaGGATTAATCCAAGtaaacttgcttttctttattttagaacTTCTTACAGACTTAAATAGTGTGCCTTTTTTAATCTCTAAGAAAGGAATTCAATATATAACACAATATTcaggatttttaaacatttttaccaTGGGATTCTATTTTCCACAAAATATCTCTTAGGACTAGTGTTACAAAcactagagcagtgattctcaatctGGTTTGACATCAGACTCCTTGGGGAGCTTAAAAATCCTGATGGCTAAGTCCCactctcagagattctgattgatATAAGGTCAGACCCAAGGTTCAGTCTTTTTTGAAAGCTCCTCATGAGCCACTGCTCTAGACATCTGCCACCACTCCTCTACTAGTATATCCTGAACTGATGCTAGTTTGTGTCCTGATGCTATCATCACACTGACTTCGTAAAATAAATTCTGCCTTTCCAGAACACAGTGAGCATGGCCAATGCCAAGTGTCCCAGGAAGAGGCAGCTAGTCAGGAGATGAATATGTGGAGGGCATGAACACAGGGAAGGACATGTTTTCCTCATACTATGAAGTCGGGTTAGGAAGAATCTAGCTATACCACAGAACACTCAAGGCCAGCCTGTAGAACAGGCCTGACAGCAGCCCCTAAAAGAGCCTAGGCCAAAGGGTTTGAGCATTAAAGTTACTCTTTAAAGTTActccaaaaatttattttgaacttCACTTTATGCTCTCAATGAGCAATGCAGGTGGTCAAAGAAAAAAGGTACTAAATTTAACACTGAGATGTTTTTCATTTTGAGCACTTCTGAAGGGACCAGAAGAAATATAGggcctaatttatttttaatctataggCTTCAGGGCACAGAAGCTTTGGGTTTAATTAAGAAAGCCCCTTTCTCCCTTAAGAGTTCAAAAGCTGATGTTAAATTTGTTAGGTTACAACATGTTAAATAAGTACCTTCTGACTATACATAAAGTATCCCTTTTGTAACATTATATGTGACTTCAAGTCATTcagaacttctttttcttctactaTGAAATAGTTGATCTCAGCATCATTTTCAGTTccataatttaattttcacaaattcTTTGTCTTTGAGAACTCTATATGAAGTAAACCTGGTGACACAGATCTTTATCTCAACAGAATATTGAAAGTAAGCATCTATACTTCTGATAAATATCTGACCTTGTATCTTCCAACTGttttactttacatttattctattctattatgggggtatattaaaaaataaataaataaacaaacaaacaaacacaatggTCAGTTATTTACCTTAATATCAAAaccaattattttatatattgttaaaagttaactataaaaaattattttcttttaatttcatttattaaatgagaTTAGATGAAGTAACATATAACGATAAAATGCACACAGATAAATCTTATTGCTATGTGATATTCCTGAGTCAGAATCATGTCTGCTCAGGATGCTCCTGAACTGCCTGCCCCACAACTTGGGGTGGTacgtacatatatgtatttatacagaTAGTTTTGAGAGCAGAAACCAAACCaaatggagaagacagagaatcagCTAAACAAGTGCTCATAAATCACtgacaaattaaatataaatgaaactcaGGACATTGTCCTTTTCACAAATACCCTTGAGAAatgtatttcctttaaaaatggaagaagaaaatcttAATATCTGAACCATTCGCCTCCTGAGCTTTAACATGTAAAAGAAAACCTTTATAATCCTGCTAGACTGTAAAGATCCCCAAGTTCAGGGACGTTGTTTAACTTGTCCATCATTATATTTCTAGTGTCAAGAGCTACAACTGCTGCTATTGGGATGGGCATGTGTCAGACTCACCTGTGTACACCCTATTGTCCAAATTAACATTAACGTAACTATGATAATGAGTGACAATGGGAAGCTCAAAATCTCAAATCATTTAGTGAAAAAAACTCAAAGAGTTTGAAGTAGTTTACAGTATAATCCAATTTTCTAAGATTGAAGTaaaaaatgagattagaaatgatgTCTGTCAAAATGACACTGAATTTgggtgatttttactttcttctttgtgtCCTTCCATTTTGCTTAAGTTTTCTACACATTTAAGATTGCCATTAATCATATAAGTATGAAGTATTATGATATAGGGTTGAGATAAATAGGAAaagtctattttcattttgggaaaaagaaagcaaatctaTTCCAATGAATGTTGGAATGTCCAAATAAGCTGACACTTCTTCCAATCTATattgttcattcttttaaattaactCACAATTTTCTGACAATCCAGTTCCCGAGGAAATTATTGAACGGATTGCTACTGGAGTTTTGAAAAATTCCAGGTAAATCAAATCTTAAGTAAATTTTAATACTTACCCTAAGGCCACCTTCTGGTGGGGGTCCAGATGCagccatttctttttctattttttcctttttctttctcttttcttccacagACTGAACGTTCAGAATGCCCCGAGATGCAGCCTTCAGGAAAATTATTAAGGAgtgtagaaaaagaacaaaaattaatttcctgTTACCAAAaggtgttgtttgttttctgccttTTAGGTTTTTCTTTGGAGTTGGGGGGTAGGGGATGGGGTTGGTCTATTTTTGGTAACAAAGAATTAGACTATTTCTACAACAGCTTTACGTACAACATATGATTTCTTCATTGGGTATTTTGCAACCATACACATTTCCCCCCTAAAGTTACTTCACATCTGTCAGTGTTTTATAAGGCACAGTCATTTCATCTCAAGGAACAATGTTATTAAGATTCTTCCTTGGCATCTCCCATAACAGAAGACGTGTATAGAAATTTTCATACATTAAATGACATAAATGCATTAAACcaatttatagaaacagaaatcattttgaaaatgttttcctttaatttaaatttctaagaTATCAGATACCATTTTCATTAGAGAATACTACTAGTAATAGATATCTATAGAGAACAAAACGCAAATTTAATTATCTaaagtagaattttatttttactctcacctccttctgtcttctttctgCAGCCTCTgcaagctttgctcttttttcttcctaggaaaaatgtgtaagaaatatggtttaaaacaaaaccaaacattaTCCttgatattttatacttttatcttATAGGTAATATAACAGTTTACAAAAATAGTACTGGCCCCAAATGTCCTATTAAGAATGCcattatttataacatttataaaatactcaACTTTCTGAACTTCATTCTCCCAATCAATAAAccttcaaggacttccctggtggcacatggttaagaatccgcctgccaatgcaggggacatgggttcaagccctggtccaggaagatcacacacgccgcagagcaacaaagcccgtgcgccacaactaccgagcctgcgctctagagcccgtgtgccacaactactgaacctgcatgccacaactactgaagcccacatgcctagagccggtgctcgcaacgagaagccaccgcaatgagaagcccgcatacctcaacgaagagtagcccctgctcgctgcaactagagaaagcccgcacacagcaacgaagacccaacacagccaaaaataaataaaataaataaatttataaaaattaaaaacaaatttaaaacccTCCAAATAAGCACATGATGAGACATACACCTACatctatatcatatatatacattatatatctcatacacacatacacacacagagtggcctataaaataatctatttgctttttcaaaaaaaaagagcttacaAGCTAGTCAGggcaataataaaacaaatgacaTTTAATAATACAAGCAGGAAAATACACGGTTTGGTACTGCCAATCAAAAaggagtttggggcttccctggtggcgcagtggttgagagtccgcctgccaacgcaggggacacgggttcatgccccggtccgggaagatcccacatgccgcggagtggctgggcccgtgagccatggccgctgagcctgcgcgtccggagcctgtgctccgcaatgggagaggccacaacagtgagaggcccgcgtaccgcaaaaaaaaaaaaaaaaaaaaaaggagtttgaaGCAGGCTGGTATTTTCGGAAGAAGTTCATGAATGAAGTGAGTGAATCTTATTGAGTAGGACAGGAAGGACTAGAGGAAATTTATGAGATGTACTGTTCCATGTTGGGAAACCgtgaatattatttttctatatctatattattcataataatgttataaattatgtaaatatatgaGAGTAAGTAGCATTCTCTTGGGAGCTGTGTTAATAATTCCCCCATTTTCCATACCacaatacattcattcattcatttcatccattggataaatacttattgagcaacTATCATGCCTCAGGAACTTTTCTAGATGCTGAAGATACAGCAGTGAAATAATACAGATAAATGTTTCCACCCACATGGAATTTACATTCCAATGAGGACAGTCacatataatcaaataaatatacATCTGTCAGACTGAAGTAAGTGCTTTagggaaatataaagaaaagtatGGTCAATAAGAAATGGAAGGATGGGTGGATGGTAGCGTGGAGGATCTACTTTATGTAGGGTGGTGAAGAAAAGCCTCAAAGATAAAGTGACATTCAAGCAGTAAGCAATGTGGTTatctggggcggg
Protein-coding regions in this window:
- the SVIP gene encoding small VCP/p97-interacting protein; this encodes MGLCFPCPTEAAPPSPDLEEKRAKLAEAAERRQKEAASRGILNVQSVEEKRKKKEKIEKEMAASGPPPEGGLRWTVS